A portion of the Vicinamibacteria bacterium genome contains these proteins:
- the add gene encoding adenosine deaminase yields the protein MTPDDLARMPKAELHLHLEGTISADALWAMAERNHVALPVGTRGELKALYSFESFEKFIALWLAMCACLKTAADYELMVDGFLGECGRQNIRYVEAHFTPYNHEIYGFGARRALTVVTRRLEASEQAGGPVVRLITDIPSESAPASGLFTASLLEEEANPLVVALGLGGPEAGFPRAAMAPYFERARAAGYPAVAHAGETGGAEHVRQAVLDLKARRVQHGVRAVEDEAVLRLLAERGICCDVALTSNECLGVVSAVRAHPLRRMMAAGVPVTLSTDDPPFFDTDLNREYERAHRELGLSPAELWELNLNGLRYGLAETGTRRRLFREFQEAGRSLGF from the coding sequence ATGACCCCGGACGACCTCGCCCGCATGCCCAAGGCCGAGCTGCACCTGCACCTCGAGGGAACCATCTCCGCGGACGCCCTTTGGGCCATGGCGGAGCGCAACCACGTAGCCCTGCCTGTGGGAACGCGAGGGGAGCTGAAGGCGCTCTACTCCTTTGAGAGCTTCGAGAAGTTCATAGCGCTCTGGCTGGCCATGTGCGCGTGCCTCAAGACCGCCGCCGACTACGAGCTCATGGTGGACGGCTTCCTGGGCGAGTGTGGCCGCCAGAACATCCGCTACGTGGAGGCCCATTTCACCCCCTACAACCACGAGATTTACGGTTTCGGGGCCCGGCGCGCGCTCACGGTCGTTACCCGGCGGCTTGAGGCGTCGGAGCAGGCGGGAGGCCCGGTGGTCCGCCTCATCACCGACATCCCCAGTGAGTCCGCTCCCGCGAGCGGCCTCTTTACGGCCAGCCTCCTGGAGGAGGAGGCCAACCCGCTGGTGGTCGCCCTGGGCTTGGGCGGACCCGAAGCCGGCTTCCCCCGCGCCGCCATGGCCCCCTACTTCGAACGAGCCCGGGCCGCCGGCTACCCCGCGGTGGCCCACGCGGGCGAAACGGGGGGGGCGGAGCATGTGCGCCAGGCGGTGCTGGACCTGAAGGCGCGACGGGTGCAGCACGGCGTGCGGGCGGTGGAGGACGAGGCCGTCCTCCGGCTCCTGGCCGAACGCGGGATCTGCTGTGATGTCGCCCTCACCAGCAACGAGTGCCTGGGGGTCGTATCCGCGGTCCGGGCGCATCCCCTTCGCCGGATGATGGCGGCGGGCGTTCCCGTGACCCTCTCCACCGACGATCCGCCGTTCTTCGACACGGACTTGAACCGAGAGTATGAGCGGGCCCACCGCGAACTGGGCTTGAGTCCGGCCGAGCTCTGGGAGCTGAACCTGAACGGCCTCCGCTACGGCCTGGCGGAGACGGGGACGCGCCGGCGGTTGTTCCGGGAGTTCCAGGAGGCGGGACGGAGCCTGGGGTTCTAG
- a CDS encoding M28 family peptidase, protein MKALSRLVLTILLFLPPGLSAQTSPFLPDPLYYHLVNEISGDRSFENVRHLTHYHKTAGSQDFFAATEWIRGAAEAGGLEEVKLIRQPWEGHGWSCRFGQAWLVEPEFKLASYGDVAMSIADDSRTTHLTAELVDVGAGVTEADYQGKEVKGKVVLASGVVSTVTREAVWKRGALGILSAMTNRPEAFDAPDQVAWGHMPYAAGEEDGVKEGTPGTFAVMISPRRGRWIQRQMAAGAKPLRVKIDIEASYPDKQEQAMVEGWIRGSEIHDQQIVFTAHIQETTSANDDGSGCANMLEIGRALARLIKEGKIPRPRRDLRFWWVTELSSEPRYFRDNPKEPRRILIDLNQDMVGARQSWGGRVQYASRLPWSLPHPLEDVLESVLTTIRDGNTSFLALRGTKMPTPFSREITAVKGSREPFQAGMVPYYDSTDHHAFTPARVGVPASSLTNWPDEFIHSTADDLENIDPTQLGRNAVVVAAVALYFANVGDEDAPALVAYAAARGRARIAGDVATALAHIAEAAPGAREAAFREARSLVRESYRRETSALASARRLGPRGRTAEYVASASGQLESALGAEYAGLERAYTAMTGKTPPNVDLSRDERAMAAKVFVPEADFGAQEDALQKVKPVEGLHPLMSFEVYNFADGRRNAYEVYEAVAAEALAAGEWYYGSVRAADVLETLERAARAGAFSVKAAK, encoded by the coding sequence GTGAAAGCGCTCTCCCGCCTGGTTCTGACCATCCTCCTCTTTCTGCCCCCCGGACTGAGCGCCCAGACCTCGCCCTTCTTGCCGGATCCCCTCTACTACCACCTCGTGAACGAGATCTCCGGGGACCGGTCCTTCGAGAACGTGCGCCACCTGACCCACTATCACAAGACGGCGGGGAGCCAGGACTTCTTTGCCGCCACGGAGTGGATCCGGGGCGCAGCCGAGGCGGGGGGCCTGGAGGAAGTGAAGCTCATTCGCCAGCCCTGGGAGGGCCACGGCTGGTCCTGCCGCTTCGGCCAGGCGTGGCTGGTCGAGCCCGAGTTCAAGCTCGCATCCTACGGAGACGTCGCCATGTCGATCGCCGATGACAGCCGCACCACCCACCTCACGGCCGAGCTCGTGGACGTGGGGGCGGGGGTGACGGAGGCGGATTATCAGGGCAAGGAGGTGAAGGGCAAGGTCGTGCTGGCCTCGGGGGTGGTGTCCACGGTCACCCGGGAGGCGGTCTGGAAGCGGGGCGCGCTGGGCATCCTGTCCGCCATGACGAACCGACCGGAGGCCTTCGACGCCCCCGACCAGGTGGCATGGGGGCACATGCCCTACGCCGCCGGGGAGGAGGACGGGGTCAAGGAGGGCACGCCCGGCACCTTCGCGGTCATGATCTCCCCCCGCCGGGGCCGCTGGATTCAGCGGCAGATGGCGGCGGGGGCCAAACCCCTCCGGGTGAAGATCGACATCGAAGCCAGCTACCCCGATAAGCAGGAGCAGGCCATGGTCGAGGGTTGGATCCGGGGGAGCGAGATCCACGATCAGCAGATCGTCTTCACCGCCCACATCCAGGAGACGACCTCGGCCAACGACGACGGCAGCGGCTGCGCCAACATGCTGGAGATCGGCCGCGCCCTCGCCCGCCTCATCAAGGAGGGGAAGATCCCCCGGCCTCGCCGCGACCTCCGTTTCTGGTGGGTCACGGAGCTGAGCAGCGAGCCCCGCTACTTCCGGGACAACCCCAAGGAGCCGCGGCGGATCCTCATCGACCTGAACCAAGACATGGTGGGGGCCCGCCAGAGCTGGGGCGGCCGCGTGCAGTACGCCTCACGCCTGCCCTGGAGCCTGCCCCATCCCCTGGAGGACGTGCTCGAGAGCGTGCTCACCACCATCCGGGACGGGAACACCTCCTTCCTGGCCCTGCGGGGGACGAAGATGCCCACCCCCTTCAGCCGCGAGATCACCGCGGTGAAGGGCTCGCGAGAGCCCTTCCAGGCCGGCATGGTCCCCTACTACGACTCCACCGACCACCACGCCTTCACCCCTGCCCGCGTGGGGGTCCCGGCCAGCAGCCTCACCAACTGGCCCGACGAGTTCATCCACAGTACCGCGGACGACCTCGAGAACATTGACCCCACCCAGCTGGGACGGAACGCAGTGGTGGTGGCGGCAGTAGCGCTCTACTTTGCGAACGTGGGGGACGAGGACGCTCCCGCCCTGGTCGCCTACGCGGCGGCCCGGGGCCGGGCCCGCATCGCGGGGGACGTGGCCACCGCCCTCGCCCATATCGCGGAAGCAGCGCCCGGCGCGCGCGAGGCCGCCTTCCGGGAGGCCCGCAGCCTGGTCCGCGAGTCCTACCGGCGGGAAACGTCGGCTCTGGCCTCGGCCCGCCGCCTGGGGCCCCGGGGGCGGACGGCCGAATATGTGGCCTCGGCCAGCGGCCAACTCGAGTCCGCGCTGGGTGCCGAGTACGCGGGCTTGGAGCGCGCCTACACGGCGATGACGGGCAAGACCCCCCCCAACGTGGACCTGAGCCGGGACGAACGCGCCATGGCGGCCAAGGTCTTCGTGCCGGAGGCGGATTTCGGGGCCCAAGAGGATGCCCTCCAGAAGGTGAAACCGGTGGAGGGTCTCCATCCCCTGATGAGCTTCGAGGTCTACAACTTCGCGGACGGCCGCCGCAACGCCTACGAGGTGTACGAGGCGGTGGCCGCGGAGGCCCTGGCCGCGGGCGAGTGGTACTACGGCTCGGTGCGGGCGGCCGACGTGCTGGAGACCCTGGAGCGGGCGGCCCGGGCGGGCGCCTTCTCCGTGAAGGCCGCCAAGTAG
- a CDS encoding ROK family transcriptional regulator, with protein sequence MRKLHPKLLAIATRGTHRAINRQVVLNLLRAYQPISRAELARRLRMQRGAIGRIVNGLISDGLVREGGPGDADRGRKPTLLHLDSRGRWSVAVDVRVTRTFLVITDLVGNELSPIRSFVTDADPKSFASHLAGEVRRLVADHNEAGQCHGVGIAFPGMLDRPGNIVLRAPALGWRNVPLKRLLSAALGLPVELENAARACVFAQMWSLHGEAPPGDLAFVSVSDGLGVGLLIAGDVLRGRHNIAGEFGHLPLDLGGPPCACGAVGCWEAYVSNLATLSRYLGTPIRPGQPVSSEVAQLSIGDFMARVEEGDAKAVSALASTAHYLGLGLASIVNAFDPERIYIGGEIMAAWDLMKADVRRGLAQRALLESAADVEIVPVAAHEHPRLRGASALVGAQIFVAGGAATA encoded by the coding sequence TTGCGAAAATTGCACCCCAAGCTCCTGGCCATCGCCACGCGGGGGACACACCGGGCCATCAACCGCCAGGTCGTGCTCAACTTGCTCCGCGCGTATCAGCCGATCTCGCGGGCCGAACTCGCCCGCCGGCTCCGCATGCAACGCGGCGCGATCGGGCGCATCGTGAACGGTCTCATCTCGGACGGTCTGGTGCGCGAAGGTGGGCCCGGGGACGCGGATCGCGGCCGCAAGCCAACCCTCCTTCATCTTGATTCGCGTGGTCGCTGGTCGGTGGCGGTGGACGTTCGCGTCACCCGAACGTTCTTGGTCATCACGGATCTCGTCGGTAACGAGCTGTCGCCCATCCGCAGCTTCGTTACCGATGCCGACCCGAAGTCATTTGCGTCCCACCTCGCCGGCGAGGTGCGGCGTTTGGTTGCCGACCACAACGAGGCGGGGCAATGCCACGGCGTGGGCATTGCCTTCCCGGGCATGCTCGATCGGCCGGGCAACATCGTTCTTCGCGCGCCCGCCCTCGGTTGGCGAAACGTGCCCCTAAAGCGTCTTCTCTCCGCTGCCCTCGGGTTGCCGGTGGAGTTGGAGAACGCGGCCCGCGCCTGCGTCTTTGCTCAGATGTGGAGCCTTCATGGCGAGGCACCGCCCGGGGATCTCGCGTTTGTGAGCGTCTCCGACGGCCTGGGCGTCGGGCTCCTGATCGCGGGCGATGTCCTGCGCGGGCGTCACAACATCGCGGGAGAGTTCGGGCACCTGCCCCTCGACCTCGGCGGCCCGCCCTGTGCCTGCGGGGCGGTCGGCTGCTGGGAGGCCTACGTCTCCAATCTGGCCACCCTGTCCCGGTACCTGGGGACCCCGATCCGACCCGGGCAACCCGTGTCCTCCGAGGTCGCACAGCTCAGCATCGGGGACTTCATGGCCCGGGTTGAGGAGGGTGATGCGAAGGCGGTATCCGCGCTCGCGTCTACGGCTCACTACCTTGGCCTGGGGCTGGCCTCGATCGTGAACGCCTTCGATCCGGAACGGATCTACATAGGTGGCGAAATCATGGCCGCCTGGGACCTCATGAAGGCGGACGTGCGCCGGGGGCTCGCGCAGAGAGCCCTGCTGGAGAGCGCGGCCGACGTCGAGATTGTGCCCGTCGCCGCTCACGAGCATCCACGGCTGCGGGGCGCATCTGCGCTCGTGGGGGCACAGATCTTCGTGGCCGGGGGCGCCGCCACGGCCTAG
- a CDS encoding carboxypeptidase regulatory-like domain-containing protein, translating to MSGAIRPLNWILASRRGWGVALGLLLAPAAWAQGTSGRISGRVADSSGGVLPGVTLTATETGQHFMRTATTDARGDYVLVSLPLGIYSVTAELSGFRKVNKTGYVLVADGRLTVDFNLEVGGVTEALEVRAPGETVNTVSGEIARVVDREQVQDLALNGRNYMQLATLIPGSPVLDTNALNIMVGLGINTSINGSRGNSSLLLVDGGFNMDSGSNNSQISNVGLDFIDQVSIKTANFSAEYGRNSGAAINVITKSGSNQFHGSAYEYGRNDHLDANDFFNDAKGVSKAKLRYNDFGWSLGGPIKNDKLFFYAGEEWKKISRLSTFPLGTLPTSAMEGGDFSALPTPIRDPLTGQPFPGNIIPANRITPDGRAIAAVYAGAEQVARSFTDRAVPNNAFFQGDNPFDFRQDLIRLDLQQSQTQRFTLRILLDDYDTVDPTGTFITSAIPTVPNDRKRPGRNIQLGHTWTIHSNLINEFKANTSWNSQRVPPIGDAWKRDTYGFTYPQIFSGGGPYKNSIPDTTVSGYASFFGAARSLISPTTDIQLSDNLSWIKGAHTLKTGALVIRDRKDQNGRSLYAGSLAFNPSGNPNSTGNAFADALLGNFRTYSESQLDPVGFFRFWQAEGFVSDDWRVSRRLSLEMGVRYTWHQPMYTQANNMASFDPALYDPSQAVTVNRKGTLVPGSGNPFDGMIRAGNGVPASELSRVPVGNSPTVLAVPAGAPRGFYQTQNLFAPRFSFAWTPTDDGRTAIRGGVGLFYDRPEGNLLFGGGANGTLNDPPYNLSAQYENGNLAAPGGGSVPAPAPLGAIAAVDPNLSVPREWNWSISFQRELPWGVFGEIGYIGSKGQNLLREPDINLPSLDSLAANAALPAAQRANMNFLRPYKGYSQIFQRVSDASSSYNAMQLYLAKRLGSLRWTVSYTLSRARDNASSNTAGTGATETIDFALSRDYNYGPSDFDRPHIVVATWTWKLPFFKEEKGLGAVLGGWEVSGIARYQSGAPLTVTGNTVIGNRRADYIGGDPYLSGSNGSKTPGTLYWLNPAAFAPAPDGRLGNTTRGQFRGPSYKTIDLSFRKGLPLKGDVRLAIQADLFNVLNQTSFTTGTAASVTTNLAAGGFGTLNQAAPPRNVQLGARLTF from the coding sequence ATGAGTGGAGCGATCAGGCCGTTGAATTGGATCTTGGCCTCCCGGCGCGGATGGGGCGTGGCCTTGGGGTTGTTGCTTGCGCCCGCAGCGTGGGCGCAAGGCACGAGCGGCCGGATTTCGGGCAGGGTTGCCGACAGCTCGGGCGGGGTGCTGCCCGGTGTCACCTTGACGGCCACGGAGACCGGACAGCACTTCATGAGGACCGCGACCACCGACGCGCGGGGCGACTACGTCCTCGTGAGCCTGCCCCTCGGCATCTACTCGGTGACCGCGGAACTGAGCGGATTCCGGAAGGTCAACAAGACGGGCTACGTGCTCGTCGCCGACGGACGACTCACGGTGGACTTCAACCTCGAGGTGGGGGGAGTGACGGAGGCGCTCGAGGTGAGGGCGCCCGGGGAAACCGTGAACACGGTCTCGGGGGAGATCGCGAGGGTCGTGGACCGGGAGCAGGTCCAGGATCTGGCCCTGAACGGCCGCAACTACATGCAGCTCGCCACGTTGATCCCGGGCTCGCCCGTCCTCGATACGAACGCCCTCAACATCATGGTGGGCCTCGGCATCAACACCTCGATCAACGGAAGCCGCGGCAACTCCAGCCTGCTTCTGGTCGATGGCGGCTTCAACATGGACTCCGGCTCCAACAACAGCCAGATCAGCAACGTCGGCCTAGACTTCATCGACCAGGTCTCGATCAAGACCGCGAATTTCTCGGCGGAATACGGCCGAAACTCCGGGGCCGCGATCAACGTCATCACGAAGAGCGGCAGCAACCAATTCCACGGCAGCGCGTACGAGTACGGCCGCAACGACCACCTCGATGCCAACGACTTCTTCAACGACGCAAAGGGCGTTTCCAAGGCCAAGCTTCGCTATAACGATTTCGGCTGGAGTCTGGGCGGCCCGATCAAGAACGACAAGCTCTTCTTCTACGCGGGAGAGGAATGGAAGAAGATCAGCCGCCTTTCCACATTCCCGCTCGGCACGCTGCCCACGAGCGCCATGGAAGGGGGTGACTTCAGCGCGCTCCCGACGCCCATCCGCGACCCGCTCACGGGCCAACCCTTCCCCGGGAACATCATCCCCGCGAATAGGATTACGCCCGATGGGCGAGCCATCGCCGCGGTCTACGCCGGTGCGGAGCAGGTGGCGCGCTCCTTCACAGACCGTGCCGTCCCCAACAACGCCTTCTTCCAGGGCGACAACCCGTTTGACTTCCGGCAGGACCTCATCCGGCTGGACCTGCAGCAATCGCAAACCCAGCGCTTCACCCTGCGGATCCTTCTCGATGACTACGACACCGTGGATCCGACGGGCACCTTCATCACCTCGGCGATTCCCACGGTGCCAAACGACCGCAAGCGGCCGGGGAGAAACATACAGCTCGGACACACATGGACCATCCACTCCAACCTCATCAACGAGTTCAAGGCTAACACCTCCTGGAACAGCCAGCGCGTACCCCCCATCGGCGACGCCTGGAAGCGCGATACCTACGGTTTCACATACCCTCAGATCTTCTCCGGTGGCGGGCCGTACAAGAACAGCATTCCGGACACCACCGTCAGCGGCTACGCGAGCTTCTTCGGCGCCGCTCGCTCCCTGATATCTCCCACCACGGACATCCAGCTCAGCGACAACCTGAGCTGGATCAAGGGCGCGCACACCCTCAAGACCGGTGCCCTCGTGATCCGCGACCGGAAGGACCAAAATGGGCGCTCTCTCTACGCCGGTTCGCTCGCCTTCAACCCGTCCGGAAACCCCAACTCCACCGGCAACGCCTTCGCGGACGCGCTTCTCGGCAACTTCCGCACCTACTCCGAGTCGCAGCTCGACCCGGTCGGGTTTTTCCGTTTCTGGCAGGCGGAGGGCTTCGTCTCCGACGACTGGCGCGTCTCGCGCAGGTTGAGCTTGGAGATGGGCGTGCGCTACACGTGGCATCAGCCCATGTACACCCAGGCCAACAACATGGCGAGCTTCGATCCCGCGCTCTACGACCCGAGCCAAGCCGTCACCGTGAACCGCAAGGGAACCCTCGTTCCCGGCTCCGGCAACCCTTTCGATGGAATGATCCGGGCGGGAAACGGGGTTCCGGCCAGCGAGCTCTCCCGCGTCCCCGTCGGCAACAGCCCCACCGTTCTGGCCGTGCCCGCGGGCGCCCCTCGCGGCTTCTATCAGACCCAGAACCTGTTCGCACCGCGCTTCAGCTTCGCGTGGACCCCGACTGACGACGGCAGGACCGCGATACGCGGGGGGGTCGGACTCTTCTACGACCGGCCGGAGGGAAACCTTCTCTTCGGGGGGGGCGCCAACGGAACGCTCAATGACCCCCCCTACAACTTGAGCGCCCAGTACGAGAATGGAAACCTGGCCGCGCCCGGGGGCGGGAGCGTCCCCGCGCCCGCGCCCCTCGGCGCCATTGCCGCCGTCGACCCCAACCTGAGTGTGCCCCGCGAGTGGAACTGGAGCATCAGCTTCCAGCGGGAGCTCCCCTGGGGCGTCTTCGGCGAGATCGGCTACATCGGGAGCAAGGGCCAGAACCTCCTCCGCGAACCCGACATCAATCTCCCCTCCTTAGACAGTCTCGCCGCCAACGCGGCGTTGCCGGCCGCCCAGCGGGCCAACATGAACTTCCTGCGCCCCTACAAGGGCTACTCGCAGATCTTCCAGCGCGTCTCGGACGCGAGCTCGAGCTACAACGCGATGCAGCTGTATCTGGCCAAGCGCCTGGGCAGCCTCCGTTGGACGGTGAGCTATACGCTCTCCCGCGCCCGTGACAACGCCAGCTCGAACACCGCGGGCACGGGCGCCACGGAGACGATCGACTTCGCCTTGAGTCGAGACTACAACTACGGACCCAGCGACTTCGACCGGCCACACATCGTCGTGGCTACCTGGACCTGGAAGCTTCCCTTCTTCAAGGAAGAGAAGGGCCTGGGCGCTGTCCTGGGCGGCTGGGAGGTGAGCGGCATCGCCCGCTACCAGTCGGGGGCGCCCCTCACCGTCACCGGAAACACGGTCATCGGGAACCGGCGCGCAGACTACATAGGCGGAGACCCCTATCTCTCCGGTTCCAACGGGTCGAAGACGCCGGGTACCCTTTACTGGCTCAACCCCGCGGCCTTCGCTCCCGCGCCGGACGGCCGGCTGGGCAACACCACGCGCGGCCAGTTCAGGGGGCCGAGCTACAAGACCATCGACCTGTCCTTCCGCAAGGGACTCCCCCTCAAGGGGGACGTGCGGCTCGCCATCCAGGCCGACTTGTTCAACGTCCTCAACCAGACGAGCTTCACGACCGGAACTGCGGCGTCGGTGACGACGAACCTGGCCGCGGGTGGCTTTGGGACGCTCAACCAAGCGGCGCCGCCGCGCAACGTTCAACTCGGGGCAAGGCTCACCTTCTGA
- a CDS encoding DUF1326 domain-containing protein, producing MLRRSFAAASVFVCIVVLGVGTSSRSVTRAAEPAGPEWSVNATAIEACSCPMFCQCYFNTKPAGHHEHAGAGEHFCRANLAYKVNKGRYGTVNLDGVKFWVASDLGGDFEKGMDWAVLYFDKAMTKEQRDAVGAVMGHVFPVKWRSFTTAEANIDTWVFNKDEAHAAMDGGKTAEVRLKRFPGNTAEPVLIKNLKYWGVPRNDGFVLMPNEVEAYRVGPNAFEFKGTNGFMITWDINSKDVAPAPAKN from the coding sequence ATGTTGCGAAGGTCATTCGCGGCCGCAAGCGTTTTCGTCTGTATCGTCGTCCTCGGCGTGGGGACATCCTCGCGCTCGGTAACGCGGGCCGCGGAGCCGGCGGGCCCGGAGTGGTCCGTGAATGCCACCGCCATCGAGGCCTGCAGTTGCCCCATGTTCTGCCAGTGCTACTTCAACACCAAGCCCGCCGGCCATCACGAGCACGCGGGGGCGGGAGAGCATTTCTGCCGCGCCAACCTCGCCTACAAGGTCAACAAGGGCCGCTACGGCACTGTGAACCTGGACGGCGTGAAGTTCTGGGTGGCGAGCGATCTGGGCGGCGATTTCGAGAAGGGGATGGACTGGGCCGTCCTCTACTTCGACAAGGCCATGACCAAGGAACAGCGCGACGCGGTGGGAGCGGTAATGGGGCACGTGTTCCCCGTGAAGTGGCGTTCCTTCACCACCGCCGAAGCCAACATCGACACCTGGGTGTTCAACAAGGACGAGGCCCACGCCGCCATGGATGGCGGGAAGACGGCCGAAGTCCGGCTCAAGCGCTTCCCCGGCAACACCGCGGAGCCCGTGCTGATCAAGAACCTCAAGTACTGGGGCGTCCCCCGCAACGACGGCTTCGTCCTCATGCCCAACGAGGTGGAAGCTTATCGGGTGGGACCCAACGCCTTCGAGTTCAAGGGCACCAACGGTTTCATGATCACCTGGGACATCAACTCCAAGGACGTCGCCCCCGCGCCCGCGAAGAACTGA